The Faecalibaculum rodentium genome segment CGGAACCGATGCACGTCTCCTTCCAGCTCATATACCGCTTCTGCCTGCCCGTCGGCAATCTCAAGCCTGCGGACAACAGCTGTGGTTTCCATGCAGCCCCAGGGACTGTCAATGTGCACCGGACAGTGTTCTCCGTCCCGCAGCTGCATCCGGACTGTCATTTCTGTTCTGGAAACGATTTCCAGCCGCTTCTTTCCAAGAATCCAGGTCTGACTGAAATCAGGACTCTCAAACTCTATCTGAAGACCGTCCGGGAGTTCTTCCAGATGTCCGGGTCCCTGAAACAGAAGGGTATCTCCCTTTATAAAACGAATGTCTGACATGGCGCTAGTATCGTACCATGCTCCGCTTTGATTTCAATCATTTTTCCCTCCTGCAGCTTCATTCTGCAGACAGAGGCCTGCTTCCTTTGGAAAATACAGACGTCTGGAGACAGAGGGTTTCATGGTATCCAGTGCACTGACAATGGCACTTTGATGTGACAGGTTCCGGACTTCGCCATCTGCACACAGTACCCGGATCTGTGCCCGGTCTTCATGGTAGGGAAGATAGACCTTGCTCCCGGATACATCCTCCCGGAGATAAAACAAAGTCGGCAGCCCGGCCTGTTCCAGCCGCTGACGGATCTGAAATTCCTGAGAAGGATCCGGTTCTTCGATCCAGTCAAACAGCCGTCTGTTCAGCAGCCGGTCAGCCAGATCTGCCAGGATCCGGTCATCGGACACTGACGCCTGCTGCAGCCCGGTCACCAGCCGGTAATCATCCAGTTCCAGAAAACAGGTCAGTTCCGAAAGACGGAAGACATTTTCCAGAAGGTCGATTTTCAGCTGGCTTCGAACCTCACTGTAGCGGTCAAAAAACAGCTGCAGCATCACTTCATAGGCTCTGGCGACCGGGTGAAGATACACCTGCCAGTACATATGATATCTGGCCATGATATAGTCCTCCACCGAATGCATGCCGCTTTCCTTGATGCACAGGCGTCCGTTTTTGACCCGCAGACAGCGAAGAATGCGCTCCAGATCAAATGTCCCGTAACTGGTACCCGTCTCATAGGCATCCCGCAGCAGATAATCCATCCGGTCCGCATCCAGCTGACTGGAAATCAGGTCACATAACAGCGGATTGGGGCAGGTCCCCTGAATGACCGCCGCAACCTGTGCAGGGAGAGACGGGTCCGCTTCCGCCAGCACCGTGTGTATGTCTGTATTCTCGAGAATCAGACGCATGGTCATCTGCTCATGAGAACAGTGAGACAGACGTTCAAAGGAATGGGAGTACGGCCCGTGACCGACATCATGCAGCAGTGCCGCACACAGGACAACCAGTTTCTCCTGCCGGGACAGAGATCCACCGATATCAGGCACTTCCTCCGTCATCCTGCGGACAATCTCATACACCCCCAGAGAATGGGAAAACCGGGAATGCTCCGCTGTGTGATACACCTGGAACACACCGCCCAGCTGCCGGATCCGCCGCAGTCTCTGAAATTCCGGGGTATCCAGCAGTCTCCAGATCACGGGACTGGTGATATGGATATATCCATGCACTGGATCCCGCAGAACCCGGGGCTCATTCAGGTTACTACCCGGCATCACCCTGCGGTCCTGTCTGCCGATGCAGCGCATCGCCTTCCATCCTGCGCTTCAGCGCCTCAACCAGATGACGGTCGGACTCAAAGAAATGCCAGTCATAAATATGATCGGGTGTCGTCCAGACCATGTCATCATGTACACGCAGTTCCGGGTCCTGTGTACTCGTGCAGGTATAGCACCGAAGACGGATCAGTCCATCCGGCTGCCGGTCCTCTCCGTCGGCAAGCCACTGGATATCCGTGATTTCCATCCCCAGTTCCTCCTGCCATTCCCGTTTCAGTGCCTCCGGACCGGTTTCTCCCGGCTCCACTTTCCCTCCCGGAAATTCATACCAGCCCCCGGACACATCTGAAACCCGGCGGGCAATCATCACCTTTCCGTTCCGGATCAGCGCGCCGCAGACCACATCAACTGTTTTCACCAGAGTCTCCTTCATCCCCCGGCGTCCTCCGATTTTCGATCCTGGTTTCTTCCACCACTTCAAACAGCAGAGCCGCTGCAGCTTTGGATACCTGTTTCTTCACATCCAGGATCCGTACAGTCAGACGCCTGTTTCCGAATTCCAGCACCAGCATATCTCCGGTCTCCACCTCTGTGCCCGGCTTTGCGCGGCGGCCATTCACCGTGATGCGCCCCTGCAGAGCCAGCTCCTTTGCCGCTTCCCGGCGTTTCAGGATCCGGGCCGTTTTCAGATATTTGTCCAGTCTCATATTATTCTCCTTTCGCGGTTTTTTTCAGCGAGTCCTGCATCAGGAGCTTCGAAAGCTCCAGCAGCAGGTGTACCGGCCGACGGCTCTTGCGATCCACCAGGATTTCTATCTGACCGCTTTTCATCCGCAGCTTCACCTGTCTGGACAGGGCCGAGACCTCCTCAAACAGCCTGCGCCCATCCACACTGCCAGACCAGGCGGCATCCATCGTCACGACATAGGCAGCCGGTGTTTCTTTCAGACCCGCCACGCCTGGCTGCATGACAAAGAGATCCAGCCGCCTCTGTTCGAACAGCTCCATGACATCTTTCGGGATCCGTCCAAAGAGATCCGTCACGCGGCTTTCACAGGCCTCCAGCTGCTGCGGTGTTTTTGCATCCCGGATTTCCTGATACAGAGCCAGTTTGTCCCCGTCATTGTCGGTGAATCCCGCCGGAATATATCCCCCAATGCTGATGGCCGC includes the following:
- a CDS encoding HD domain-containing protein, with product MRCIGRQDRRVMPGSNLNEPRVLRDPVHGYIHITSPVIWRLLDTPEFQRLRRIRQLGGVFQVYHTAEHSRFSHSLGVYEIVRRMTEEVPDIGGSLSRQEKLVVLCAALLHDVGHGPYSHSFERLSHCSHEQMTMRLILENTDIHTVLAEADPSLPAQVAAVIQGTCPNPLLCDLISSQLDADRMDYLLRDAYETGTSYGTFDLERILRCLRVKNGRLCIKESGMHSVEDYIMARYHMYWQVYLHPVARAYEVMLQLFFDRYSEVRSQLKIDLLENVFRLSELTCFLELDDYRLVTGLQQASVSDDRILADLADRLLNRRLFDWIEEPDPSQEFQIRQRLEQAGLPTLFYLREDVSGSKVYLPYHEDRAQIRVLCADGEVRNLSHQSAIVSALDTMKPSVSRRLYFPKEAGLCLQNEAAGGKND
- a CDS encoding (deoxy)nucleoside triphosphate pyrophosphohydrolase, with the protein product MKTVDVVCGALIRNGKVMIARRVSDVSGGWYEFPGGKVEPGETGPEALKREWQEELGMEITDIQWLADGEDRQPDGLIRLRCYTCTSTQDPELRVHDDMVWTTPDHIYDWHFFESDRHLVEALKRRMEGDALHRQTGPQGDAG
- a CDS encoding RNA-binding S4 domain-containing protein produces the protein MRLDKYLKTARILKRREAAKELALQGRITVNGRRAKPGTEVETGDMLVLEFGNRRLTVRILDVKKQVSKAAAALLFEVVEETRIENRRTPGDEGDSGENS